In a genomic window of Flavobacterium sp. KACC 22761:
- a CDS encoding phytoene/squalene synthase family protein: MKSLFDAVSFKCSKLVTQNYSSSFSLAVKMLSPSIRDAIYSIYGFVRFADEIVDSFHAYEKEYLIDDFEKEYYKAMELGISLNPILNSFQHTVKEYNITDDLVQAFLRSMKLDLIKSTYHTQTEYADYIYGSADVVGLMCLKVFVAGKQHKYEQLKNEAMRLGSAFQKVNFLRDLKDDNTILNRTYFPGVNLENFNEDSKAQIIKEIEEDFKIAYQGIVKLPMEAKFGVYTAYVYYKKLLKKLKNTPSHEIRNSRIRVSNYAKAGLLAQSFVTYKLKLV, encoded by the coding sequence ATGAAATCACTATTCGACGCCGTTTCTTTCAAATGCAGTAAACTCGTTACGCAAAATTACAGCTCCTCTTTTTCATTGGCAGTAAAAATGCTGTCCCCAAGTATTCGCGATGCTATTTACAGCATTTATGGTTTTGTTCGGTTTGCCGATGAAATCGTAGATTCATTTCATGCTTATGAAAAAGAATACCTAATAGATGATTTCGAAAAAGAATATTACAAAGCAATGGAGCTCGGAATCAGCCTAAATCCGATATTAAATTCCTTTCAGCATACCGTTAAAGAATACAATATCACAGACGATTTAGTTCAGGCTTTTTTGCGTAGCATGAAACTCGACCTCATCAAATCAACATACCACACACAAACCGAATATGCCGATTATATTTATGGTTCTGCCGATGTTGTTGGCTTAATGTGTTTGAAAGTTTTTGTGGCTGGAAAACAGCATAAATACGAACAATTAAAAAATGAAGCCATGAGGTTAGGCTCAGCTTTTCAGAAGGTTAATTTTTTAAGAGATTTAAAAGATGACAATACTATTTTAAACCGAACTTATTTCCCAGGAGTGAATCTGGAAAATTTCAATGAAGATTCGAAAGCGCAAATCATAAAAGAAATCGAAGAAGATTTCAAAATCGCTTATCAAGGAATCGTCAAACTCCCAATGGAAGCAAAATTTGGCGTTTACACTGCTTATGTTTATTATAAAAAATTACTGAAAAAACTGAAAAATACGCCTTCACATGAAATTAGAAACTCTCGAATTCGGGTTTCTAATTATGCAAAAGCAGGGCTTTTAGCGCAGTCTTTTGTGACTTATAAATTGAAGTTGGTTTAA
- a CDS encoding ABC1 kinase family protein, whose product MKTIDYIPTSKIERAGKLVQTGAKIGVNYVKHYAEKIVNPDLTRDKLNENNAEDIYDGLKSLKGSALKVAQMLSMDKNFLPQAYVEKFSLSQFSVPPLSAPLVLKTFKSNFGKTPYEIFDEFNPNSVNAASIGQVHLAKKKDKKLAVKIQYPGVANSISSDLALVKPIAIRMFNLQGKDSDKYFKEVEDKLIEETNYLLELKQSQEVVDACNKIENIIFPNYYPEFSSEKIITMDWMTGIHLSEFTAKNTDQEVGDKIGQALWDFYMYQIHVLRKVHADPHPGNFLVDDQNQLIALDFGCMKQIPDDFYTPYFELINKNVITDEKLFNKKLFELEILREDDSPAEIEYFTEMFHDLLSLFTRPFQNETFDFADETFFNAIAELGKRFSEDTNLKKMNGNRGSKHFIYMNRTFFGLYNLMFDLKAKIVVENYLKY is encoded by the coding sequence ATGAAAACAATCGATTATATTCCAACCTCAAAAATTGAAAGAGCAGGAAAACTGGTTCAAACCGGCGCTAAAATTGGAGTAAACTATGTAAAACATTATGCCGAAAAAATAGTGAATCCAGATTTGACCCGTGATAAATTAAATGAGAATAACGCCGAAGATATTTACGACGGATTAAAAAGTTTAAAGGGAAGCGCGTTAAAAGTGGCACAAATGCTTAGCATGGACAAGAATTTCCTGCCTCAGGCCTATGTGGAGAAATTTTCGCTTTCCCAGTTTTCTGTTCCGCCACTTTCTGCTCCTTTGGTTTTAAAAACGTTTAAAAGCAATTTCGGAAAAACACCTTATGAAATTTTTGATGAATTCAATCCAAATTCGGTAAATGCAGCGAGTATTGGCCAAGTACATTTGGCTAAGAAAAAGGATAAAAAACTAGCGGTTAAAATTCAGTATCCTGGCGTTGCCAACAGTATTTCTTCAGATTTGGCTTTGGTTAAACCAATTGCCATCAGAATGTTTAATCTTCAAGGAAAAGATTCGGATAAATATTTCAAAGAAGTCGAAGACAAACTGATTGAAGAAACTAATTATTTGCTGGAATTAAAACAAAGCCAAGAAGTTGTAGATGCATGCAATAAAATAGAAAATATCATTTTTCCGAATTATTACCCAGAGTTTTCATCTGAGAAAATTATTACGATGGATTGGATGACGGGAATTCATCTTTCTGAGTTTACAGCAAAAAATACAGATCAAGAAGTTGGCGACAAAATAGGGCAGGCGCTTTGGGATTTTTATATGTACCAAATTCATGTTTTGCGAAAAGTGCACGCAGATCCACATCCTGGAAATTTTTTGGTTGACGATCAAAACCAGTTGATCGCTTTGGATTTTGGTTGTATGAAACAAATTCCAGATGATTTTTACACACCATATTTTGAGCTGATCAATAAAAATGTGATTACAGATGAAAAGCTTTTTAATAAAAAACTATTCGAATTAGAAATTCTTCGTGAAGATGATTCGCCAGCAGAAATTGAATATTTTACGGAAATGTTTCATGATTTATTGTCGCTTTTCACAAGACCTTTTCAAAACGAAACTTTCGATTTTGCTGATGAAACATTCTTTAACGCCATAGCCGAATTAGGAAAACGTTTTTCAGAAGATACAAACTTGAAAAAAATGAATGGAAATAGAGGTTCTAAACACTTTATTTATATGAATCGCACGTTCTTCGGTTTATACAATTTAATGTTCGATTTGAAAGCTAAAATTGTTGTTGAGAATTATTTGAAATACTAG
- a CDS encoding SRPBCC family protein yields MKLYKIETVQYVNSSVEDCWDFFSSPKNLQTITLDNMSFEIQDFDDKRMYHGQIITYTLKPLFGIKISWVTEITACKENEYFIDIQRFGPYKLWHHKHFFERTEDGRTKMTDIVHYALPLGILGRFMNTLIVKNKLKNIFDYRHNKIEELFNSKPQPQIVQLNGKQKSF; encoded by the coding sequence ATGAAATTATACAAAATAGAAACCGTTCAGTATGTAAATTCAAGCGTTGAGGACTGCTGGGATTTTTTCTCCAGTCCAAAAAACCTGCAAACCATAACGCTTGATAATATGAGTTTTGAAATCCAAGATTTCGATGACAAACGAATGTATCACGGACAAATCATAACCTATACATTAAAACCGCTATTCGGAATCAAAATTTCGTGGGTTACTGAAATTACGGCCTGTAAGGAAAACGAATATTTCATCGACATTCAGCGCTTCGGTCCATATAAATTATGGCATCACAAACATTTTTTTGAACGCACAGAAGATGGCCGAACAAAAATGACCGACATCGTTCATTATGCACTCCCGCTAGGAATTCTAGGCCGATTTATGAATACACTAATTGTAAAAAACAAACTAAAAAACATTTTCGATTATAGACACAACAAAATCGAAGAATTGTTTAATTCGAAACCACAGCCACAAATTGTACAACTTAATGGCAAACAAAAAAGTTTTTAA
- a CDS encoding sterol desaturase family protein, with amino-acid sequence MISFLIFLSVFLCMECVTWLTHKYVMHGFMWYFHADHHQPKYEHTFERNDIFFVIFAIPSIALFYFGVQGGFNYLFFVACGITLYGACYFLIHDVLIHQRFKWFKNTKNKYLIGLRKAHKIHHKHLNKEKGECFGMLFVPFKYYKM; translated from the coding sequence ATGATTTCTTTTTTAATCTTTTTAAGCGTTTTTCTATGCATGGAATGTGTTACTTGGCTCACGCACAAATATGTAATGCACGGGTTTATGTGGTATTTTCACGCTGATCATCATCAGCCAAAATACGAGCACACTTTTGAGCGCAATGACATTTTCTTTGTGATTTTTGCGATTCCGAGTATTGCCTTGTTTTACTTTGGTGTTCAAGGCGGATTCAATTATCTGTTTTTTGTAGCCTGTGGCATCACGCTTTATGGAGCCTGTTATTTTTTGATTCACGATGTTTTGATTCATCAGCGTTTTAAATGGTTCAAAAACACCAAAAATAAATATTTAATCGGACTCAGAAAGGCACATAAAATACATCATAAACACCTTAATAAGGAAAAAGGAGAATGTTTCGGGATGTTGTTTGTACCATTTAAATATTATAAAATGTAA
- a CDS encoding DUF4256 domain-containing protein, translating to MKNKISQEEQEQLIAILKARFEKNKNRHATIEWSKVETKLTSNPEKLWSLLQMEKTEGEPDVVGYDENSDEFIFFDCVAESPKSRRSLCYDRKALDSRKEHKPKNSAVDMAEEMGIELLTEEQYRQLQELGNFDTKTSSWVATPENVRKLGGAVFCDYRYGRVFLYHNGAESYYAARGFRGSLKI from the coding sequence ATGAAAAATAAAATTTCACAAGAAGAACAAGAACAACTCATTGCTATTTTGAAAGCTCGTTTTGAAAAAAACAAAAACCGTCATGCCACTATTGAATGGTCAAAAGTAGAAACAAAACTTACCTCAAATCCAGAAAAACTTTGGTCGCTTTTGCAAATGGAGAAAACAGAAGGCGAGCCAGATGTTGTTGGTTACGATGAAAATTCAGACGAATTTATATTTTTCGATTGCGTTGCCGAAAGCCCAAAATCACGAAGAAGTCTTTGCTACGATAGAAAAGCTTTGGATTCAAGAAAAGAACACAAGCCCAAAAACAGCGCCGTCGATATGGCCGAAGAAATGGGAATCGAACTTTTGACCGAAGAACAATACCGACAATTACAAGAACTAGGAAATTTTGACACCAAGACTTCAAGCTGGGTCGCTACTCCCGAAAATGTTCGCAAACTTGGTGGCGCAGTTTTTTGTGATTATCGATATGGCCGCGTATTTCTTTATCATAATGGGGCTGAATCGTATTATGCCGCGAGAGGTTTTCGGGGTAGTTTAAAAATTTAA
- a CDS encoding acyl-CoA thioesterase, with protein sequence MTTNFKPVSSSKISISELMLPSHTNFSGKIHGGYILQLLDQIAFASASKFCGNYCVTASVDTVNFLKPIEVGELVTMKASVNYVGRSSMVVGIRVEAEHIQTGVIKHCNSSYFTMVAKDKDGKSVQVPGLILSNLEEVRRFRKAIKHIEIKKEIEEHEKIANISSIEDLASLEKYNVLLEIS encoded by the coding sequence ATGACTACAAATTTTAAACCCGTTTCTTCCTCAAAAATTAGCATATCAGAATTAATGCTGCCGTCGCATACCAACTTTAGTGGCAAAATTCATGGAGGATATATTTTGCAATTACTGGATCAGATTGCTTTTGCGTCGGCATCAAAATTTTGCGGAAATTATTGTGTAACCGCTTCGGTAGATACAGTGAACTTTTTGAAACCTATTGAAGTTGGTGAATTGGTTACTATGAAAGCTTCTGTAAATTATGTGGGAAGAAGCTCGATGGTTGTTGGCATACGCGTTGAGGCAGAACATATTCAAACTGGAGTGATAAAACATTGTAATTCATCGTATTTTACAATGGTTGCCAAAGATAAAGATGGGAAAAGCGTTCAAGTTCCCGGACTTATTTTGTCGAATCTTGAAGAGGTGCGCCGTTTTAGAAAAGCCATCAAGCACATCGAAATCAAAAAAGAAATCGAAGAACACGAGAAAATCGCTAATATAAGTTCGATTGAAGATTTAGCAAGTCTTGAGAAATATAATGTGCTTTTAGAAATTAGTTAG
- a CDS encoding YceI family protein codes for MKRTTLLILLFTAFSLFAQEKFKTNTAVVNFEASVPFFEEVKAVNKLGTLVLEPESSTLICTVVIKDFRFKMDLMQEHFNDNYIESHRYPKAVFKGKIEKFDLKNIDETEKEYDIKGKLYLHGKSKMIAVKALMKRVPEGIQIVSSFPISVEDFNIEIPYVVANKISKTVNTDLAGIMK; via the coding sequence ATGAAAAGAACTACTTTATTAATTTTACTTTTTACTGCATTTTCTTTGTTTGCTCAAGAAAAATTTAAAACCAATACAGCGGTTGTAAATTTCGAAGCTTCGGTTCCTTTTTTTGAAGAAGTGAAAGCAGTAAATAAGCTCGGAACGCTTGTTCTTGAACCTGAAAGCAGTACGCTCATTTGTACTGTTGTTATCAAAGATTTTCGATTTAAAATGGACTTGATGCAAGAGCATTTTAATGATAATTATATCGAAAGCCATCGCTATCCTAAAGCCGTTTTTAAAGGCAAAATCGAAAAATTTGATTTGAAAAATATCGACGAAACCGAAAAAGAATATGATATTAAGGGGAAATTATATCTGCACGGGAAATCAAAAATGATCGCAGTAAAAGCGCTCATGAAAAGAGTTCCCGAAGGAATTCAGATTGTTTCAAGTTTTCCAATTTCAGTAGAAGATTTTAATATTGAAATCCCTTATGTTGTGGCCAACAAAATATCAAAAACAGTCAATACCGATTTAGCGGGAATCATGAAATAA
- a CDS encoding TetR family transcriptional regulator C-terminal domain-containing protein, producing MATKKKVITKDDIVSKYMDEVLEKGQKPKSVYHFAKENDFTEAEFYAFFGTLEGLEKEIFRLFFENTINLLHKNEEYQQYDMKNKMLSFYYTFFEILTANRSYVLQSLKIDRNPLKNLVQLTSLRNSFKDYVSEILTDDYRLEQEKLQKFQESAIQESAWLQLMLTIKFWMDDESAAFEKTDIFIEKSVNASFELMNVAPMNHLIDLGKFLFKEKIYSKQ from the coding sequence ATGGCGACTAAAAAAAAGGTAATTACCAAAGATGATATCGTTTCAAAATATATGGATGAAGTTTTAGAAAAAGGCCAAAAACCAAAATCAGTTTATCATTTTGCAAAAGAAAATGATTTTACAGAAGCTGAGTTTTATGCTTTTTTTGGAACATTGGAAGGTTTAGAAAAAGAAATATTTCGACTGTTTTTTGAAAACACTATAAATCTGTTGCACAAAAATGAAGAATATCAGCAATATGATATGAAGAATAAAATGCTGAGTTTCTATTATACTTTCTTCGAGATTTTGACAGCCAACAGAAGTTATGTCCTCCAATCGCTTAAAATAGACAGAAATCCGCTTAAAAATTTAGTACAATTAACTTCGCTCAGAAATAGTTTTAAAGATTACGTTTCTGAAATTCTGACCGATGATTACAGACTTGAACAAGAAAAACTTCAAAAATTTCAAGAAAGCGCCATTCAAGAATCGGCTTGGTTGCAATTAATGCTGACCATTAAATTCTGGATGGATGATGAATCTGCCGCTTTTGAGAAAACCGATATTTTTATCGAAAAATCAGTTAATGCATCATTTGAATTAATGAATGTTGCACCAATGAATCACTTGATAGATCTCGGGAAATTTCTGTTCAAAGAAAAAATCTACAGCAAACAATGA
- a CDS encoding tetratricopeptide repeat protein, giving the protein MKNLLLVSFIMITCSTWAQSATAYFDKAMKKAEAGNTKGAIADYTKAISMNSKFVEAYQNRGVAKLKLNDLKGALADFSKTIELDDMNADAFTGRANVNYKLMNYNEAIADCTSSLGLNPKDYIAYNLRGLAYNKIGDKKNACKDFSKAVELGSQSAIKNKATFCK; this is encoded by the coding sequence ATGAAAAACCTACTTTTAGTATCATTTATTATGATTACTTGCTCAACATGGGCACAATCTGCAACGGCTTATTTTGACAAAGCCATGAAAAAAGCCGAAGCAGGAAACACAAAAGGCGCCATCGCCGATTATACCAAAGCCATAAGCATGAACTCTAAATTTGTTGAAGCTTACCAAAACCGCGGTGTAGCAAAACTCAAGCTTAACGACTTAAAAGGCGCATTGGCAGATTTTAGCAAAACAATCGAATTAGACGATATGAACGCCGACGCTTTTACGGGAAGAGCAAATGTAAACTACAAATTAATGAACTACAACGAAGCAATTGCAGACTGTACTTCATCATTAGGCTTAAATCCGAAAGATTACATTGCTTACAATTTGAGAGGTTTGGCTTATAATAAAATTGGTGATAAGAAAAATGCTTGCAAAGATTTTTCAAAAGCTGTTGAATTAGGAAGCCAAAGCGCTATAAAAAACAAAGCCACATTTTGTAAATAA
- a CDS encoding phytoene desaturase family protein — protein sequence MTKTIIILGSGFSSLAASCYLAKQGNKVTIYEKNPTIGGRARQFKKDGFTFDMGPSWYWMPDVFERFFQDFNKQTSDYYELIKLNPAYRVYFGTNDFITICDNLEEIKTTFETIEKGSAEKLQNFINQAKSNYDIAIKDLVYRPGISPLELITPKTALKLNQFLSNVSEDIRKKFKNEKLIQILEFPVLFLGAKPNKTPSFYNFMNYADFGLGTWHPKTGMFDVVRGLEKLALELGVTIKTNSPVEKIIVENKTATGIVSNGEIIKADIVLSGADYQHTETLLEKEHRAYSEKYWQSRVFAPSSLLFFIGFNKKIENISHHALFFDVDFDKHAKDIYDDPKWPNEPLFYANFPSKTDLTAAPNNMESGFFLIPLAPGIEDNEVLREKYFEKIISRFEELTQQSIRHNIIFKKSFCKNDFVTDYNAYKGNAYGMANTLLQTAFLRPKLKSKKVRNLYFTGQLTVPGPGVPPALISGKLVAELIQKSFRS from the coding sequence ATGACAAAAACGATAATCATATTAGGTTCAGGCTTTTCTTCGTTAGCCGCTTCTTGTTACTTGGCAAAGCAAGGGAACAAAGTAACTATCTATGAAAAAAATCCAACGATTGGCGGGCGCGCTAGACAATTCAAAAAAGATGGTTTTACATTTGACATGGGACCAAGCTGGTACTGGATGCCCGATGTTTTTGAACGTTTTTTCCAAGATTTCAACAAACAGACTTCTGATTATTATGAGCTTATCAAACTAAATCCAGCTTATCGGGTTTATTTTGGAACAAATGATTTTATCACAATTTGTGATAATTTGGAAGAAATCAAAACCACTTTTGAAACAATCGAAAAAGGAAGTGCAGAAAAACTTCAAAATTTCATCAATCAAGCCAAAAGCAATTATGATATTGCGATTAAAGATTTAGTTTATCGCCCAGGAATTTCGCCATTAGAATTGATTACTCCAAAAACGGCTTTAAAACTCAATCAGTTTTTAAGCAATGTGAGTGAGGATATCCGCAAGAAATTCAAAAATGAAAAATTAATTCAGATTCTGGAATTTCCGGTTTTATTTCTCGGAGCAAAACCCAATAAAACGCCTTCATTTTACAATTTCATGAATTATGCCGATTTTGGTTTAGGAACTTGGCATCCAAAAACAGGAATGTTTGATGTAGTTCGTGGTCTTGAAAAATTAGCTTTAGAACTCGGCGTAACCATCAAAACCAATTCGCCAGTTGAAAAAATTATCGTGGAAAACAAAACCGCAACCGGAATTGTAAGCAATGGTGAAATCATAAAAGCCGACATTGTTTTAAGTGGCGCCGATTATCAGCATACCGAGACTTTACTCGAAAAAGAACATCGTGCATACTCTGAAAAATACTGGCAAAGCCGCGTTTTTGCGCCCTCTTCGCTCCTATTTTTCATTGGTTTCAACAAAAAAATAGAGAATATCTCGCATCATGCTTTATTTTTTGATGTTGATTTCGACAAACATGCGAAAGACATTTATGACGATCCTAAATGGCCAAACGAACCTTTGTTTTATGCCAATTTCCCATCAAAAACAGATTTGACTGCCGCGCCAAACAATATGGAATCTGGTTTTTTCTTAATTCCGTTGGCACCCGGAATTGAAGATAATGAAGTGCTTCGGGAAAAATATTTTGAAAAAATAATCTCGCGCTTTGAAGAACTCACACAACAAAGCATTCGACATAACATTATATTTAAGAAATCATTCTGCAAAAATGATTTTGTAACAGATTACAACGCGTACAAAGGAAATGCTTACGGAATGGCCAATACACTATTGCAAACCGCTTTTTTAAGGCCAAAACTAAAAAGCAAAAAAGTACGTAATTTATATTTTACAGGACAATTGACTGTTCCTGGTCCAGGGGTTCCGCCTGCTTTAATTTCGGGAAAATTGGTTGCTGAGTTAATTCAAAAATCTTTTAGATCTTAA
- a CDS encoding TIGR01777 family oxidoreductase produces MSQNILLTGGSGFVGKHLTDVLIDNGFSVSVLSREERKDTPSITYYKWDLKKNFIEKEAILKADYIVHLAGEGIVEKRWTKKRKKAILESRTKPIELIFSILEENNKTLNGFISASAVGIYGAITSHKICIEETPPANDFLGRTCQEWESRVDKINTLGIRTVKVRTGIVFGKEEGFLKKVAPSFKAGFGAVLGTGKQYLPWIHIDDLSEIYLKAITDEHMHGAYNACITDNTTNSGFSKTFATILGYSIWLPKIPAFFLKLTLGEMSKAVLKGQRVSSQKIQKAGFEFQFTDLEKTLLSCLH; encoded by the coding sequence ATGTCTCAAAATATTTTACTTACCGGCGGAAGCGGATTTGTGGGTAAACATCTGACTGATGTTCTTATCGACAACGGCTTTTCGGTGTCTGTTTTGAGCCGAGAAGAACGAAAAGATACGCCATCAATAACGTATTACAAATGGGATTTGAAAAAGAATTTCATTGAAAAAGAAGCCATTTTAAAAGCCGATTATATCGTGCATCTCGCCGGCGAAGGAATTGTGGAGAAAAGATGGACCAAAAAGCGCAAAAAAGCAATTTTAGAAAGCCGGACAAAACCTATTGAGCTTATTTTTTCTATTTTAGAAGAAAATAACAAAACCTTAAATGGCTTTATTTCGGCATCGGCAGTTGGGATTTATGGTGCGATTACGAGCCATAAAATTTGTATTGAAGAAACACCTCCTGCAAACGATTTTTTGGGCAGAACTTGCCAAGAATGGGAAAGCCGGGTGGACAAAATAAATACATTAGGCATTCGGACGGTAAAAGTGAGAACCGGAATTGTATTTGGGAAAGAGGAAGGTTTTCTGAAAAAAGTTGCCCCGAGTTTTAAAGCAGGTTTTGGGGCCGTTTTAGGAACAGGAAAACAATATTTGCCTTGGATTCATATCGATGATTTATCTGAAATTTATCTCAAAGCAATTACAGACGAACACATGCACGGCGCGTACAATGCCTGCATTACAGACAATACAACAAATTCTGGATTTTCAAAAACATTTGCTACGATTTTAGGCTATTCGATCTGGTTGCCAAAAATACCTGCTTTTTTCTTAAAGTTAACGCTCGGAGAAATGAGCAAAGCGGTTTTGAAGGGACAACGCGTTTCGTCTCAAAAAATCCAAAAAGCAGGATTTGAGTTCCAGTTTACTGATTTAGAAAAAACACTTTTAAGTTGTTTGCATTAA
- a CDS encoding MerR family transcriptional regulator, which yields MVNNIKTVFSIKDLENLSGIKAHTIRIWEKRYNILEPMRTDTNIRLYNLQNLQKLLNITLLHEYGYKISKIATYPEDKIPQLVREIISKKNSQNYAITSFKMAMMNFDQELFFNTFDWLISEKSFKEVFKEHFLPLLKELGLLWQSETITPANEHFMSHLIKQKILIYTESLQILKPTKTDRIFVLSLPLNEIHQIGLLYLQYEILSRGYKTIYLGESMPIENLQDLTRHFENITFVSFMTVQPDRSVINQYVKSMGQKLLLKNNEIWLMGNMVEHIDQSNLPQRIRIFDSMEETIEEIQ from the coding sequence ATGGTAAACAATATAAAAACAGTTTTCAGCATAAAAGATCTTGAAAACTTATCTGGAATTAAAGCGCATACAATTCGTATTTGGGAAAAGAGATATAATATTCTTGAACCTATGCGAACTGATACCAATATCAGACTATATAATTTACAAAATTTACAGAAGCTTTTAAATATTACCTTACTGCATGAGTACGGATATAAAATATCTAAAATTGCTACTTATCCTGAAGACAAAATTCCGCAGCTAGTACGTGAAATCATATCAAAGAAAAATTCACAAAACTATGCAATCACGTCATTCAAAATGGCGATGATGAATTTTGACCAAGAATTGTTCTTCAATACTTTCGATTGGCTTATTTCAGAAAAAAGCTTTAAGGAAGTTTTCAAAGAACATTTTCTACCCTTGTTGAAAGAATTAGGATTATTGTGGCAATCTGAAACCATTACGCCAGCAAATGAACATTTTATGAGTCATTTGATCAAGCAAAAGATTTTAATTTATACCGAAAGCCTTCAAATATTAAAACCAACCAAAACAGATCGAATTTTTGTTCTCTCATTGCCATTGAATGAAATTCATCAAATTGGTTTATTATATCTGCAATACGAAATTTTATCAAGAGGATACAAGACCATTTATCTTGGCGAAAGCATGCCGATTGAAAACCTACAGGATCTTACACGTCATTTTGAGAACATTACTTTCGTTTCTTTTATGACCGTACAGCCCGATAGATCGGTTATCAATCAATATGTGAAATCAATGGGACAGAAATTGCTTCTAAAAAATAACGAAATCTGGCTTATGGGGAATATGGTCGAGCATATTGATCAATCCAATCTTCCTCAGCGCATTCGCATTTTTGATTCGATGGAAGAAACTATAGAAGAAATACAATGA
- a CDS encoding deoxyribodipyrimidine photo-lyase — protein sequence MTKQKVTLFWFRRDLRLEDNTGLFHALQSNFPVVPLFIFDDDILDHLPKNDARVTFIYDSLEKTNSELSKFSASILIKKGKTKNIWKSLIEEFDVQNAFFNKDYEPFAIKRDNAITALLKENNIEVFSFKDHVIFEEKEITKADESPYTVYTPYKNKWLEKYHFSGSAPEYDSITLCSNFAKSNFKFPELSEIGFERSAIKVQPHNLSQISNYKETRDFPALDSTSYLSPHLRFGTVSIRKLVNWADRKNQTFLSELIWREFFIQILFSFPNCVNHNFKSNYDGIQWRNNEEDFKRWCSGTTGYPMVDAGMRQLNETGYMHNRVRMVVASFLCKHLLINWQWGEAYFAEKLLDFELASNVGNWQWAAGTGCDAAPYFRVFNPEIQQQKFDGKGEYIRKWIPEFDFGYNEPMIDHAFARDRAIATYKAGIIK from the coding sequence ATGACAAAACAAAAAGTTACTCTTTTCTGGTTCAGACGCGATTTACGTTTAGAAGACAATACAGGATTATTTCACGCTTTACAATCAAATTTTCCTGTTGTGCCTCTTTTTATTTTTGATGATGATATTTTAGACCATCTTCCTAAAAACGACGCAAGAGTAACTTTTATATACGATTCGCTTGAAAAAACAAACTCCGAATTAAGTAAATTCAGTGCTTCAATTCTGATCAAAAAAGGAAAAACTAAAAATATTTGGAAATCTCTTATTGAAGAATTTGATGTCCAAAACGCCTTCTTTAACAAAGATTACGAACCATTTGCCATCAAACGCGACAACGCGATTACGGCTTTATTAAAAGAAAACAATATTGAAGTTTTTTCTTTTAAAGATCACGTTATCTTCGAAGAAAAAGAAATCACAAAAGCTGATGAAAGTCCTTATACCGTTTACACACCTTATAAAAACAAATGGCTTGAAAAATATCATTTTTCTGGTTCAGCTCCCGAATATGATTCCATTACATTGTGTTCAAATTTTGCAAAAAGCAATTTCAAATTTCCTGAATTATCCGAAATTGGTTTTGAAAGAAGTGCTATAAAAGTACAACCACATAATTTATCCCAGATTTCAAATTACAAAGAAACTCGAGATTTTCCTGCTTTAGACAGCACCTCGTATCTTTCGCCTCATTTGCGTTTTGGAACTGTGAGCATTCGTAAATTAGTGAATTGGGCAGACCGAAAAAATCAAACTTTTTTAAGCGAATTGATTTGGAGAGAATTCTTCATTCAAATTCTATTTAGTTTCCCAAATTGTGTCAATCATAATTTCAAATCCAATTACGACGGAATCCAGTGGAGAAATAACGAAGAAGATTTCAAACGCTGGTGCTCTGGAACAACTGGCTACCCGATGGTCGATGCAGGAATGCGTCAGCTTAATGAAACGGGTTATATGCACAATCGCGTGCGCATGGTTGTGGCGAGTTTTTTGTGCAAACATTTGCTCATCAACTGGCAATGGGGTGAAGCGTATTTTGCAGAAAAACTTTTGGATTTTGAATTGGCTTCAAATGTAGGAAACTGGCAATGGGCGGCAGGAACGGGTTGCGACGCAGCGCCTTATTTCAGAGTCTTTAATCCTGAAATTCAACAACAAAAATTCGACGGAAAAGGCGAATACATAAGAAAATGGATTCCTGAATTTGATTTTGGTTACAACGAACCTATGATTGATCATGCGTTTGCACGAGATCGCGCGATTGCGACTTATAAGGCTGGAATAATTAAATAA